GGAATTATTTTAGGATTTGGACCGGCATTTTTGGTACCAACCGCTACCGATAAACTTTTAGGGACAGAGAAATTTGGAGTTGGACCAAGTGCTTTAGTGATGCATCAGGGAAAAGGGCTTTCAGTAGGTTTTATTGCCAATCAAATTTGGTCTGGAGTTGCTACATTTACTGGGACATAAATTTTAAGACTGTTTAAATAAAAATAAATATCTTAGAATTATGAAAAAACGAGTTTACAGTGCTGAGTTTAAATCATCAGCAGTACGATTAAGTTACGAGCGAGAAAACATCAAAGAATTAGCAGATGAACTAGGCGTCCAGGTAGAGCGTATTTATAAATGGAGGTCTTCTCAAAAAACATTTACTAATCTACAACCAATTATTTCTAAAAAGACAGAGATAGATTCTTTAGAAGTAAAACAATTACGAAAAGCCCTTAAAGAAAAAGAATTAGAGCTTGAGATATTAAAAAAGGCCGTTCACATCTTTTCCAAGAGCGATGGGAAATCTACCAATTTATAGTCAGCTATAAACATTTATATCCTATTGAAAAGATGTGCAGCGTTTTAAAAGTAAGCCGAAGTAGTTATTATAGATGGTTCAGTGGCGGTCCTTCTAATAGATTTATAGAAAATAGTCTATTTACAGATTTAATAAAAGAAGTTTTTGATCTAAGCAGTCAAACTTACGGAAGTCCCAGAATAGCGGAACAGCTAAAAAGAAAAGGATATAAAATATCCAAAAGGAAAGTTGCTAAATTGATGCTTCTTAATGGCTGGAGAAGTAAACTTAAAAGACGCTTTAAAGTAACCACAGATTCTAATCATCGATATCCAGTGTGCAGTAATCATCTCAATAGAAATTTTACACCAAAATCACTTAATGAGGTTTGGGTGTCTGATATAACCTATATAAGAACAGCTGCCGGCTGGTTATATCTTACTACTATTATTGATTTATATGACAGGCAGGTTATAGGATGGTCATTAAGCACACGAATGTATACCGATCAAACGATTATTCCAGCTTGGAAAATGGCAGTATCAAAAAGAGAAATAACAGAATCTTTACTTTTTCATTCAGATAGAGGAATACAATATGCTTCGATAGAATTCAGAAAATTGATTAATAAAAATACTTTAATCACTCAAAGTATGAGTAGAAAAGCTAATTGTTGGGATAATGCTGTAGCTGAAAGTTTTTTCAAGACCCTTAAAGCAGAACTTATCTATCAGCATAAATTCACAACCATTGAAGAAGCTAAATTAGCAGTCTTTGAATATATAGAAGTATGGTATAATAGAAAACGTCTGCATTCTTCTTTGGGATATAAAACACCTAAAGAAATGGAACTAGAATTTTATAAAATAGAAAGTGTAGCATAGGTCTTAGAAAATTTGTCCGACTTTTTGTTGCAAGTCCAATTGAAAGGAACGCCGGATGTAGCACAAAAGCTTCAGAAACAATTTACGTTTACTGTTCCGGACGGAATTAAAATTGCACCGCCAATAACAATTCCGGAATTTACACCAAAAGCACCAATAGCCGGAGAGATTTTCGATAAAGTCGAAGAAGTAATCAATTCTTATCCTGACACAAATCCTAAAGCAAAAGAATATCGGGAAAAAGCCATTGCGGTTAGTAAATATGCTAAAGCAGATGACAAAGCCAAAGCACATATAGATGAAGTGATTAAAACAAAGGCAATTCCAGCATTTTTGGCTGGAGCAAAAGGCTTTGGTACACAAAAAGGAGGCTGGTCAGTAACGTATGTTGCCGGAAAATTTGGCGATGATATTATGGCCAGAGACATTATCAATTATGGAGGTTTATGGGCAAATCAAATTCAGGAAGCGATTTATTTTATTGGACTTACAGATAGTAATAAACAACCATTAAATGGTGATAAAGTTTATGAAATTAAGTTTCCAAAAGATCAATTACCAGATTTAGCAGTCAATGCATTTTGGTCCGTAACCTTATATAGTGTTCCGGATTACAGAGTTGTTGATAATAAACTAAAAAGATACAATTTGAATAATGTTTCGAATTTAAAGAAAAACCCTGATGGTTCTTTGAGTATTTGGCTGGCTTCGTCATTGCCTAAAGACGCGCCTCAAAGCAATTGGTTACCAACTCCTGCAGGCAAAGGTTTTTCTTTAAACCTACGTTTGTATGTTTCGAAAAAAGAAGTTCTGGACGGAAAATGGTTTCCTGCTCCAATCGAAGAAAAGAAGTAACTACATATTGTAATTAAAGAGAAAAAAATAAAAGTAAAATGAAAAAATCACTTATAATATTGTTCACCTTTTTACTGCTTGTAAGTTGTAAAAAAGAAGAGACTACTAAAGAAACATCTCAGGATAATTTGGTATCCGGAGACACCACGACTGTTAGAAAAGGCGTTCCTGCCGGACCAATGGCAAATACGATATTGACAGATGAATATGTTAAACATATTGGTACTTTGGCTTATTTATGGGGCTGGCCAATGACAAACATTCATAACAGGAAAGTAATGTTTGATAAACTTCCCGGGCCATTATATAAAGGTGGAGTTGTGCCATTGAGCCCGCCGAATCAATTGTGTATGCTTACTGATTATATAAAGCCAGGTGAAAAAGATGTCACTTGTCCAAATCAGGATGTAGTTTATGGTTTTGGTTTAACCGATTTTTCAAAAGGTGATGCATTAGTAATTCAGGTACCGGATTTTGGAGATCGTTTTTGGGTGTATCAAGTATGTAATCAACGTACAGATGGTTATGCTTCTTTAGGAAAAATGTACGGAACAAAACCCGGATTTTATTTGCTAGCAGGATCAAAATGGAATGGGAAAGTTCCAGACGGAATTACTGCTGTATTTAAATGTGATACTGATTTGGGAGTTGTAATTCCGCGAGTTTTTCAAACCGATGATCCAGTTGATAAAAAAGCAGTTCAACCCATTATTCAAAAAATATTAATGTATTCTTTGAGTGAGTTTGATGGAAAAGTAAAAACAAAAGACTGGACAAAAATTCCTGTTTTACCGGCAGAAGCGAGCACAAGTAACGAAGAAACGAAATGGGTTAAACCAGAAGTGTTTTTTGATGAATTGCCGATTATCTTAAAAGAGGTTCCGCCTTTACCCGGTGAAGAAGCTATTTATGGACAAATTCAATCTGTTCTTGCGGCGGCTGCAAAAGATCCTAAAATTAAAAATGTATTAAAACAAGCAGCAATAGAAGCAGATCAAAAGTTAATTAATCCTTTGTTTCAATTCTCAAATGTTGGTTATCGTCTTAAAGACAATTGGACAACTCAAGGAAACGGAGCACAATTTGGCTTAGATTATCTAACAAGAACGGCTTGCGCAAAGGCTAATATTTTTGTGAATAAACCTAACGAAACCAAGTATTTCTATCTGGACAACGATGCTGCCGGAACAAGACTGCAAGGTAATAGTAAATACACCATAACTTTTGCAAAAGGAGAAATCCCGCCCGTAAATGGTTTTTGGTCACTTACATTATACAATCAATATCATTTCTTTTCGCCTAATTCAATCAATCGATTTTCGTTAGGAACTAAGAATAAAGATTTAAAATATAATCCTGATGGATCGTTGACTCTTTATGTTCAAAATACAGAACCAGAGAAAGACAAAGTAAGCAATTGGCTGCCTTCGCCTAAAGAAACATTCTCTTTATATATTAGATGTTATGGGCCGGAAGATCGAGTAATAAAAGGGAATTGGTTGCCTCCGGCAGTTTTAAAAGCAAAGTAAAAATTTGTTTTGATTCAGGTTCTTTGGCAAAAGAATTCATATAAAATTTTCAATGACGTTTCAATAATAATTTAAGCAATTAAAAACTAATTTGATTGATCAATGAAGAGAACCAATAGTTATAAAACCCTGTTTATTACAATTGTATTGACTCTTTTTTGCGGTGCTGAAATACATGCTCAAAAAATGGCGCAAAATGTAGCAGCTTGGGTTGGTTACGAAATGTATTTGCCTTTTAAAGAAGACGGAAGATGGGGTTTATTGTTAGAAGGATATTCTAAAGGCAATGATTTTGTATCAGAACTTCAGGGATCTTTTTATCGTGTAGGAGCCAACTATTATCTTAAAAACGGAAATCGTTTTGGAGCAGGAGTAGCCTATCAATGGGATTTGCCTTATGATGAGGTTTCATTGCCTTATAACAATCCGGATTACAGGATATATGAGCAATTTATTTGGCGTATTGTCAAAAAAGAAGGAAACGAAGTTTGGTCACAACGCTTTAGAATGGAGCAACGCTGGCTAGGTCGAAAAGACGATCCAAATAGTACAAGCGATCATTTTGATTATTACAAATTCGAAAATACGTTTCGATATCAGGTTCGTTATCAATATTGGTTTAAACCGAGATGGGCGGCTGTTATTTATGATGAACTTCATATTAGAACCAATGCAGCAAGTAACGATGAAAATTATCTGGATCAAAACAGATTGTATTTAGGTGGAGCTTATAGTCTGGATAAGAGAAGAGAAATTAGAATGGAATTGGGTTATATGAATCAGATCTTTTTTAAATCGCCTGATACAGAAAGTGGTTTAAGCCGAATGAATCATACAATCCGAATTACATTAACGACAGATTTGCCTTTTAAAAGAAAAGAAAATTAAAAGTTATGACTGACGAATCTAAAGATAATATCGAAGACAGATTTGATCCTGCACTATCAAAAGCACATCGTTTTGATCAGGGTGTTGCGGTTAGAAAAGTTACGCCTCGTTCAGTCCATCAGGAATGGAATCCGGCAGAAAATCGCGAAGATCCAATCGAAATTTTAATTAAAACGAGTATTGGAAGAATCGAAAGTTTATTGCCAATTCGATACACCCGAATGATGGAATCGCCTTTTGCATTCTTTAGAGGATCTGCAGCAATTATGGCAGCAGATTTAGCACAAACGCCTAATACAGGAATTGATCTTCAGCTTTGTGGCGATTGTCATTTAATGAATTTTGGAGGTTTTGCAACGCCGGAACGTAAACTGGTCTTTGATATTAATGATTTTGATGAAACATTTCCGGGACCTTGGGAATGGGATGTAAAACGACTTGCAGCCAGTTTTGTAATTGCCGGAAGATGGAAAAAATTTACGAATAAAGTTTGTAAAGAATTTGCGTGGAATGTTGCGGACAGTTACAAAAGGCATATGCTGGAATACAGCAAATTATCGGCATTACAGATTTGGTATGCTGATATTGATCTTGCCGAATTGATCGAAAGAGGTGAAGACGAAGAGATAAAATCATTTCAGCAAAAACGGATAAAAAAAGCAGCAGAATATACTGCGCACGAAAAAGAGTTTGCAAAAATGACTTATCAGGAAGGTTCACGTGCCCGAATAAAAGATGATCCGCCTTTGATATATCACCCAGCAGGAGAAGAAGGAAAACGAATTTTAAAAGAAGCTGAAACTATCCATAAGCGTTATCTCGAAACGTTGTCTGATGAGAAAAAAGTCCTTTTAAGTAGATATACTTTGCATGATTTGGCAATAAAAGTGGTAGGCGTAGGAAGCGTGGGAACACTTTGCGGAATTAGTTTATTAATGTCGGCTACAGGCGAACCTATTTTTTTACAGTTTAAAGAAGCAAGACAAAGCGTGTTAGAACCTAATGTAAAAGTCAAAGGAAAATACAGTCATCAAGGCGAAAGAATTGTGATGGGACAAAAACTGATGCAATCAGCATCGGATATGTTTTTGGGTTGGACAAACGATGATCATGGTAAATTCTTTTACATACGTCAATTGCGTGATGCCAAAGTAAAACCTGTTCTTG
This genomic window from Flavobacterium sp. 9 contains:
- a CDS encoding DUF1214 domain-containing protein, translating into MLQVQLKGTPDVAQKLQKQFTFTVPDGIKIAPPITIPEFTPKAPIAGEIFDKVEEVINSYPDTNPKAKEYREKAIAVSKYAKADDKAKAHIDEVIKTKAIPAFLAGAKGFGTQKGGWSVTYVAGKFGDDIMARDIINYGGLWANQIQEAIYFIGLTDSNKQPLNGDKVYEIKFPKDQLPDLAVNAFWSVTLYSVPDYRVVDNKLKRYNLNNVSNLKKNPDGSLSIWLASSLPKDAPQSNWLPTPAGKGFSLNLRLYVSKKEVLDGKWFPAPIEEKK
- a CDS encoding IS3 family transposase, whose protein sequence is MVSYKHLYPIEKMCSVLKVSRSSYYRWFSGGPSNRFIENSLFTDLIKEVFDLSSQTYGSPRIAEQLKRKGYKISKRKVAKLMLLNGWRSKLKRRFKVTTDSNHRYPVCSNHLNRNFTPKSLNEVWVSDITYIRTAAGWLYLTTIIDLYDRQVIGWSLSTRMYTDQTIIPAWKMAVSKREITESLLFHSDRGIQYASIEFRKLINKNTLITQSMSRKANCWDNAVAESFFKTLKAELIYQHKFTTIEEAKLAVFEYIEVWYNRKRLHSSLGYKTPKEMELEFYKIESVA
- a CDS encoding DUF2252 domain-containing protein gives rise to the protein MTDESKDNIEDRFDPALSKAHRFDQGVAVRKVTPRSVHQEWNPAENREDPIEILIKTSIGRIESLLPIRYTRMMESPFAFFRGSAAIMAADLAQTPNTGIDLQLCGDCHLMNFGGFATPERKLVFDINDFDETFPGPWEWDVKRLAASFVIAGRWKKFTNKVCKEFAWNVADSYKRHMLEYSKLSALQIWYADIDLAELIERGEDEEIKSFQQKRIKKAAEYTAHEKEFAKMTYQEGSRARIKDDPPLIYHPAGEEGKRILKEAETIHKRYLETLSDEKKVLLSRYTLHDLAIKVVGVGSVGTLCGISLLMSATGEPIFLQFKEARQSVLEPNVKVKGKYSHQGERIVMGQKLMQSASDMFLGWTNDDHGKFFYIRQLRDAKVKPVLEIMKAKNMADYAKACGWALARAHARTGDPSVLSGYIGKSNEFANAISRFSISYANQNESDYNRMLEAIKEGRLPISSEV
- a CDS encoding transposase, which codes for MKKRVYSAEFKSSAVRLSYERENIKELADELGVQVERIYKWRSSQKTFTNLQPIISKKTEIDSLEVKQLRKALKEKELELEILKKAVHIFSKSDGKSTNL
- a CDS encoding DUF1254 domain-containing protein, which gives rise to MKKSLIILFTFLLLVSCKKEETTKETSQDNLVSGDTTTVRKGVPAGPMANTILTDEYVKHIGTLAYLWGWPMTNIHNRKVMFDKLPGPLYKGGVVPLSPPNQLCMLTDYIKPGEKDVTCPNQDVVYGFGLTDFSKGDALVIQVPDFGDRFWVYQVCNQRTDGYASLGKMYGTKPGFYLLAGSKWNGKVPDGITAVFKCDTDLGVVIPRVFQTDDPVDKKAVQPIIQKILMYSLSEFDGKVKTKDWTKIPVLPAEASTSNEETKWVKPEVFFDELPIILKEVPPLPGEEAIYGQIQSVLAAAAKDPKIKNVLKQAAIEADQKLINPLFQFSNVGYRLKDNWTTQGNGAQFGLDYLTRTACAKANIFVNKPNETKYFYLDNDAAGTRLQGNSKYTITFAKGEIPPVNGFWSLTLYNQYHFFSPNSINRFSLGTKNKDLKYNPDGSLTLYVQNTEPEKDKVSNWLPSPKETFSLYIRCYGPEDRVIKGNWLPPAVLKAK
- a CDS encoding DUF2490 domain-containing protein; this translates as MKRTNSYKTLFITIVLTLFCGAEIHAQKMAQNVAAWVGYEMYLPFKEDGRWGLLLEGYSKGNDFVSELQGSFYRVGANYYLKNGNRFGAGVAYQWDLPYDEVSLPYNNPDYRIYEQFIWRIVKKEGNEVWSQRFRMEQRWLGRKDDPNSTSDHFDYYKFENTFRYQVRYQYWFKPRWAAVIYDELHIRTNAASNDENYLDQNRLYLGGAYSLDKRREIRMELGYMNQIFFKSPDTESGLSRMNHTIRITLTTDLPFKRKEN